In the genome of Hevea brasiliensis isolate MT/VB/25A 57/8 chromosome 14, ASM3005281v1, whole genome shotgun sequence, the window TCGTCTTCTTGGCACCTTCTTTTTGGAAAATCGTGAAGACATTTCAAAAACGCAAGAAAGGCCCTTGCTTTTAAACTCCCAGATCCTCCAAGGCTACATCCCAGAACGGGaaagtaaaaatatatatttttttattcttcaaaTCAGTTTTGCAAAGGATTTGGATTTGCTTTCGATCTTCCCTTTATTCATGGAAGTAAATTTCCTAACTGGGATTGTTCTTTTTTAATAGTAATGGAGAATTCAGCTGATTTTGTAGATAGAATGGATGGCAATGGGGGAGAGACAAGAAAAGACACAGCAGCTTCCGATAGTTGTTCTTCTTCGACTATAGCATCTGGGTATCGATTATTTGGTCGGCAAGCCTCACTTCATCAATTTATGGGCGGTGGCAAAGGTATTTTTAAAATAAggggaaaaacaaaaaggaaatttTTGGGGTTTTCTTGGTTAGAtggtttttcttttttaaatcaaGATAATTAGGAAGCTGCTTCCAGAAATGTGCTTCTACTTTCAATGGAAGTTTTTCAGATGAATTCTCTTGAATATACATTGAAAAATGAAAAGGGTCTTTTTCTTCAGTCTACTCATGCTGCTTGGTTCTATTTACATGGTGAAATGGGGTTTATCATTTGTAAAATGTATAAATAACAACACAATTTTTATGTGTTAAAGATTTCTGAATAAATTGTCCTGCTTTATGTAGCATTTATAGAATAAATTGTCCTGCTTTATATCATTTCAATGGCTGTTAGTTTTGAAATTGCAGAGTCGAGgtcttcgtttttttttttttgttgcaaaTACTATAAATTACAAGTTTATGTTTCAACTTCTACACCAACTGTAATATTTTTTGTTTCTTTCCTGTGATTTCACTGTCACCTTTGTTTATTGTATTCTGCTCATTCTCTATGGATTAATAAGTGATATATGCTATTTATATTGCCACCAATGTGCTGTTATATATTGAGACTTACCTTATGTGTGACCTTGTTGTCATTTCAAAATCGATAATGAAATACTCTAATTTAGAACCTTATTTTCCTCAAAATTTAGAAGCTTATTTTCCTCAAAACTCAGCATGTATAAGTGTGACATGATAGAGCGTTAGATGAATTTGCATAGTGTCCTTTGGTGGTTGCACTGCTATTCTTGCAAAAAGTTTTTATTGGGCTTATATTTCTTTTTAGTATTTTAGCTCCAGCCTTATGAATTTGtgttttaacttatttctttcattCCTCTTCTCTGCCATGCCTCACTacccaactcaactcaactcaactaagcctttatccaaaaaatttggggtcggctatatggattcgctttctacactctgaacgattttggattaaatcctcacTGCGATGCCTCACTAATTGGGCTAAATATCTCTCACTGATGCTAACTAGTTGGGTAGATGCTTTGTTGAGTAGGACTAGGAGTATTGCTGGTTCATCCTTGCTGTTTTGAAAAACAATTATCTAATCAATGTATCTaagtaaaaatttaatgagaACTTGGGCAAACATTTTACTGTTTATCATGATTATGTTAGACCATTTGATATTATCTCCATAATTGCTACATATGTCTACATATAGTGCACTTGATATTTGGCATTTATTGATGTTTGACAAATTTCTCTTTAATGGTAGCTGCTGATGTGATTTTGTGGAAGCGGCGGCATGTTTCGTTTGGTGTCATTGTTGTTGCAACAATTGCATGGTTTATATTTGAGCGGTCTGGATTACCATTCTTAACTATTTGTTCAGATGTCTTGCTGGTTGTGACTGTATTGTTATTCTTCCATACCAAATTTGCTGCTATCAGAAATAAGTATGACTGATACCTACTACTTTTATTCATTGGTAGTCCCTTTTGTTTCTGAAATCATTTCTGATGTCAACcactcttttttccttttttagcaGACAACCACAATCATTACCAGAGCTAGTTTTGTCAGAAGAAATGGTTAATAATGCTGCCGCATCTTTTCGTGTTAAAATCAATAATGTTCTTCTTTTGGCTCATGACATCACTATTGGAAAAGATTTTAGACTCTTTTTCAAGGTTAGTATTGATTAACATAAGATGATTAAAGAGTTTATGCCATCCAATGAAGGTTTTTTAGCCAAATGAGTCATCAAAAGTGCTTCAATATCTGTCTGTCTTCCATATATGCTCTGTGTTGCATACTGATTTAGTAAGTTATATAAAAGTTTTTTTATTTGACAGGTGGTGGTCTGTCTATGGCTCCTGTCTGCTGTTGGTAGCTACTTCTCTTTCTTCACTCTTGCCTATGCAGGTATGCACTGCATGCTCAGTCTGTTAAGAAAATGCTGCCTCTATTCTTTGTTAAAATTCTTTGGCGCCTTGCTTATTTGTTAAAACCTTGTGTAGTGTACTCCTATCGTTAGAGTCTTGAACCTTGTGAGACCCATTGTATATTCTGGTTATGCATGTAACTTGTAGGTCTCCTTTGATTGCTTGAATGCATCCCTTGAATGTTTGTGATTAGTAGATGGATGACCCAAATATTTACAGGTTTGCCATTGGTCTTGATGACAGGAACCATCTTATCCATTACAATTCCTGCCTTGTATAGCAAATATGAAGAGCACATTGATAAATATTGCGGGATGATTCATAGGAAATTATCACATCACTATAAGATAGTGGATGAGAGTGTTATTAGTAGAATCCCTCACAGTTTATCCAAGGACAAAGATGCATAAGTGTGAAATACATGCAGATGATGGTTGAGTCTGTTTTGTGGCTCAGAATTTCACCAAGGCTGCAGAGTTTCATGTTTGGCAAAATCATCTATATTTGCTGTGTATTTGCCGAGATTGGTTCTTCACTAAAGATGACCAGGTGCTGTCTCCCCTATCCTTGTTACAATGAACTGAACAAATTGTTTCATAAGCTTCTGTAAACATGTGAAATTTTGAAGTTTGGCTTGCTAGGTTAATTTCCCATTCATTCTTAAAATCtctgtattttaaattttagagct includes:
- the LOC110633921 gene encoding reticulon-like protein B16 isoform X2, translating into MENSADFVDRMDGNGGETRKDTAASDSCSSSTIASGYRLFGRQASLHQFMGGGKAADVILWKRRHVSFGVIVVATIAWFIFERSGLPFLTICSDVLLVVTVLLFFHTKFAAIRNKQPQSLPELVLSEEMVNNAAASFRVKINNVLLLAHDITIGKDFRLFFKVVVCLWLLSAVGSYFSFFTLAYAGTILSITIPALYSKYEEHIDKYCGMIHRKLSHHYKIVDESVISRIPHSLSKDKDA
- the LOC110633921 gene encoding reticulon-like protein B16 isoform X1, coding for MENSADFVDRMDGNGGETRKDTAASDSCSSSTIASGYRLFGRQASLHQFMGGGKAADVILWKRRHVSFGVIVVATIAWFIFERSGLPFLTICSDVLLVVTVLLFFHTKFAAIRNNRQPQSLPELVLSEEMVNNAAASFRVKINNVLLLAHDITIGKDFRLFFKVVVCLWLLSAVGSYFSFFTLAYAGTILSITIPALYSKYEEHIDKYCGMIHRKLSHHYKIVDESVISRIPHSLSKDKDA
- the LOC110633921 gene encoding reticulon-like protein B16 isoform X4, yielding MDGNGGETRKDTAASDSCSSSTIASGYRLFGRQASLHQFMGGGKAADVILWKRRHVSFGVIVVATIAWFIFERSGLPFLTICSDVLLVVTVLLFFHTKFAAIRNKQPQSLPELVLSEEMVNNAAASFRVKINNVLLLAHDITIGKDFRLFFKVVVCLWLLSAVGSYFSFFTLAYAGTILSITIPALYSKYEEHIDKYCGMIHRKLSHHYKIVDESVISRIPHSLSKDKDA
- the LOC110633921 gene encoding reticulon-like protein B16 isoform X3, whose translation is MDGNGGETRKDTAASDSCSSSTIASGYRLFGRQASLHQFMGGGKAADVILWKRRHVSFGVIVVATIAWFIFERSGLPFLTICSDVLLVVTVLLFFHTKFAAIRNNRQPQSLPELVLSEEMVNNAAASFRVKINNVLLLAHDITIGKDFRLFFKVVVCLWLLSAVGSYFSFFTLAYAGTILSITIPALYSKYEEHIDKYCGMIHRKLSHHYKIVDESVISRIPHSLSKDKDA